In Elephas maximus indicus isolate mEleMax1 chromosome 4, mEleMax1 primary haplotype, whole genome shotgun sequence, a genomic segment contains:
- the GNB3 gene encoding guanine nucleotide-binding protein G(I)/G(S)/G(T) subunit beta-3 → MGEMEQLRQEAEQLKKQIADARKACADITLAELVSGLEVVGRVQMRTRRTLRGHLAKIYAMHWATDSKLLVSASQDGKLIVWDTYTTNKVHAIPLRSSWVMTCAYAPSGNFVACGGLDNMCSIYSLKSREGSVKVSRELSAHTGYLSCCRFLDDNNIVTSSGDTTCALWDIETGQQKTVFVGHTGDCMSLAVSPDFRLFISGACDASAKLWDVREGTCRQTFTGHESDINAICFFPNGEAICTGSDDASCRLFDLRADQELTAYSHESIICGITSVAFSLSGRLLFAGYDDFNCNVWDSMKCERVGILSGHDNRVSCLGITADGMAMATGSWDSFLKIWN, encoded by the exons CTGATATTACTCTGGCAGAG CTGGTGTCTGGCCTAGAGGTTGTGGGACGAGTTCAGATGCGGACACGGCGGACGCTAAGGGGGCATCTGGCCAAGATCTATGCCATGCACTGGGCCACTGACTCCAA GCTGCTGGTAAGTGCTTCGCAAGACGGGAAGCTTATCGTGTGGGACACCTACACCACCAATAAG GTGCATGCCATCCCGCTGCGCTCCTCCTGGGTCATGACCTGTGCCTACGCCCCGTCAGGGAACTTTGTGGCATGTGGGGGGCTGGACAACATGTGTTCCATCTACAGTCTCAAATCCCGTGAGGGCAGCGTCAAGGTCAGCCGGGAGCTCTCTGCCCACACAG GTTATCTCTCCTGCTGCCGCTTCCTGGACGACAACAACATTGTGACCAGCTCTGGGGACACCACATG TGCCCTGTGGGATATTGAGACCGGGCAGCAGAAGACTGTGTTTGTGGGCCACACGGGTGACTGCATGAGCCTGGCTGTCTCTCCCGACTTCAGACTCTTCATTTCGGGGGCTTGTGATGCCAGCGCCAAACTCTGGGATGTGCGGGAGGGGACCTGCCGTCAGACTTTCACAGGACATGAGTCGGACATCAACGCCATCTGC TTTTTCCCCAACGGAGAGGCCATCTGCACAGGTTCAGACGATGCCTCCTGCCGCCTTTTTGACCTGCGGGCAGACCAGGAGCTGACCGCCTACTCCCACGAGAGCATCATTTGTGGCATCACATCTGTGGCCTTCTCCCTCAGTGGCCGCCTGCTCTTCGCAGGCTACGATGACTTCAACTGCAATGTCTGGGATTCTATGAAGTGCGAGCGCGTGG GGATCCTCTCTGGCCATGACAACAGGGTCAGCTGCCTGGGGATCACAGCTGATGGAATGGCTATGGCTACTGGTTCCTGGGACAGCTTCCTCAAGATTTGGAACTGA
- the CDCA3 gene encoding cell division cycle-associated protein 3 isoform X1 produces MGTPSSPRAGPCPTLLLLVKMGLAKSVPATPARPPPHNKHLARVADPRSPSAGILRTPIQVESSPQPSLPSGKQLEGPSQTQDSDPRSPTLGIVRTPMKSSTSEPVLPLETPSSSELDLLLGTQLSLEDQMPSLSQTELTSKQVFSKEEAGQPTETPVASQGSDKPLRDPETPRSSGSKRNNRWKPNGKVLGRSPLTILQDDNSPGTLTPRQGKRPSPLSENVRELKEGAILGTGRLLKTGGRAWDQGQDHDKENQHFPLVEN; encoded by the exons ATGG GCACCCCTTCCTCGCCTCGGGCCGGGCCCTGCCCCACCCTACTTCTCCTGGTAAAGATGGGCTTGGCCAAGAGCGTCCCAGCCACTCCAGCGCGGCCCCCGCCGCACAACAAGCATCTGGCTCGAGTGGCTGACCCTCGTTCACCTAGTGCCGGCATCTTGCGCACTCCCATCCAG GTGGAAAGCTCTCCACAACCAAGCCTACCATCAGGGAAACAGCTGGAGGGTCCTAGTCAGACCCAGGACTCCGATCCCCGCTCTCCTACCCTTGGCATTGTGCGGACTCCTATGAAGAGCAGCACTAGCG AGCCTGTTCTGCCCTTGGAGACACCTTCGTCTTCTGAATTGGACTTGCTTCTGGGCACCCAATTATCCCTTGAGGACCAAATGCCATCTCTGAGCCAAACTGAGCTCACCTCCAAACAGGTGTTTTCCAAGGAGGAAGCGGGACAGCCCACAGAAACCCCTGTGGCCAGCCAGGGCTCAGACAAGCCCTTGAGAGACCCTGAGACACCCCGATCTTCAG GTTCTAAGCGTAATAATAGATGGAAGCCAAATGGCAAGGTACTAGGGAGGTCCCCCCTCACCATCCTGCAGGATGACAACTCCCCTGGAACTCTGACACCACGACAG GGTAAGCGGCCTTCTCCCCTGAGTGAAAATGTTAGGGAACTAAAAGAAGGGGCCATCCTGGGAACTGGACGACTTCTGAAAACTGGAGGACGGGCGTGGGACCAAGGCCAAGACCATGACAAGGAAAATCAGCACTTTCCCTTGGTTGAGAACTAG
- the CDCA3 gene encoding cell division cycle-associated protein 3 isoform X2: MGLAKSVPATPARPPPHNKHLARVADPRSPSAGILRTPIQVESSPQPSLPSGKQLEGPSQTQDSDPRSPTLGIVRTPMKSSTSEPVLPLETPSSSELDLLLGTQLSLEDQMPSLSQTELTSKQVFSKEEAGQPTETPVASQGSDKPLRDPETPRSSGSKRNNRWKPNGKVLGRSPLTILQDDNSPGTLTPRQGKRPSPLSENVRELKEGAILGTGRLLKTGGRAWDQGQDHDKENQHFPLVEN, from the exons ATGGGCTTGGCCAAGAGCGTCCCAGCCACTCCAGCGCGGCCCCCGCCGCACAACAAGCATCTGGCTCGAGTGGCTGACCCTCGTTCACCTAGTGCCGGCATCTTGCGCACTCCCATCCAG GTGGAAAGCTCTCCACAACCAAGCCTACCATCAGGGAAACAGCTGGAGGGTCCTAGTCAGACCCAGGACTCCGATCCCCGCTCTCCTACCCTTGGCATTGTGCGGACTCCTATGAAGAGCAGCACTAGCG AGCCTGTTCTGCCCTTGGAGACACCTTCGTCTTCTGAATTGGACTTGCTTCTGGGCACCCAATTATCCCTTGAGGACCAAATGCCATCTCTGAGCCAAACTGAGCTCACCTCCAAACAGGTGTTTTCCAAGGAGGAAGCGGGACAGCCCACAGAAACCCCTGTGGCCAGCCAGGGCTCAGACAAGCCCTTGAGAGACCCTGAGACACCCCGATCTTCAG GTTCTAAGCGTAATAATAGATGGAAGCCAAATGGCAAGGTACTAGGGAGGTCCCCCCTCACCATCCTGCAGGATGACAACTCCCCTGGAACTCTGACACCACGACAG GGTAAGCGGCCTTCTCCCCTGAGTGAAAATGTTAGGGAACTAAAAGAAGGGGCCATCCTGGGAACTGGACGACTTCTGAAAACTGGAGGACGGGCGTGGGACCAAGGCCAAGACCATGACAAGGAAAATCAGCACTTTCCCTTGGTTGAGAACTAG